A region of Osmerus eperlanus chromosome 9, fOsmEpe2.1, whole genome shotgun sequence DNA encodes the following proteins:
- the slc39a9 gene encoding zinc transporter ZIP9, giving the protein MDDFSSISLLSLSMLVGCYVAGTIPLAVNFSEEKLKLVTVLGAGLLCGTALAVIIPEGVHALYEEVLEGVHQAHNHPEGVEVSEAKGEADTPVGAGGEHVHSHEHLHACIGVSLVLGFVFMLLVDQIGSSHVHSSEDPESGRNANSKITTTLGLVVHAAADGVALGAAASTSQTSVQLIVFVAIMLHKAPAAFGLVSFLMHAGLERNRIRKHLLVFALAAPVLAMLTFLGLSQSSKEALSDVNATGVAMLFSAGTFLYVATVHVLPEVGGTGHSHAPNGGNGGKGLSKVEVGALVLGCLIPLVLSVGHQH; this is encoded by the exons ATGGACGATTTCAGCTCAATCAGCCTGCTATCCCTCTCCATGTTGGTGGGATGTTATGTCGCTGGAACTATCCCCTTGGCTGTCAACTTTTCTGAG GAGAAGCTGAAGCTGGTGACGGTGCTGGGAGCAGGACTGCTGTGTGGCACGGCCCTGGCTGTCATCATCCCAGAGGGCGTCCATGCACTCTACGAGGAAGTCCTGGAAG GTGTGCACCAAGCTCACAACCACcccgagggggtggaggtgtcggAGGCGAAGGGGGAGGCGGACACGCCGGTGGGGGCCGGTGGGGAGCACGTCCACAGCCACGAGCACCTCCATGCCTGCATCGGGGTGTCTCTGGTGCTGGGCTTTGTCTTCATGCTCCTGGTGGACCAGATCGGCAGCTCCCACGTCCACAGCAGCGAAG ATCCGGAGTCTGGAAGAAATGCCAACTCTAAAATCACCACCACACTGGGGCTCGTAGTTCATGCAGCAg CTGACGGAGTGGCCCTCGGAGCGGcggcctccacctcccagaccaGCGTTCAGCTCATCGTCTTCGTGGCCATAATGCTTCACAAG GCGCCGGCAGCGTTCGGACTGGTGTCCTTCCTGATGCACGCCGGGCTGGAGAGGAACCGCATCCGGAAACATCTCCTAGTCTTCGCCCTGGCCGCCCCGGTCCTCGCCATGCTCACCTTCCTGGGCCTGAGCCAG AGCAGCAAGGAGGCGCTGTCCGACGTGAACGCCACCGGCGTGGCCATGCTGTTCTCGGCCGGGACCTTCCTCTACGTGGCCACCGTGCACGTCCTGCCCGAGGTGGGCGGCACCGGacacagccacgcccccaatgGGGGGAACGGAGGGAAGGGGCTGAgcaaggtggaggtgggggcgcTGGTGCTGGGCTGCCTCATCCCCCTGGTGCTGTCTGTGGGCCACCAGCACTAG
- the plekhd1 gene encoding pleckstrin homology domain-containing family D member 1 — MFSSSRSSLLSPWSSMEQADGDVLDISTKVQLHGVLWKRPFGRPSAKWSRRFFIVKDSFLLYYAEGERRSFETNRYFNIHPKGVIPLGGCVVEVREDLGMPFSMVINHEDFSGNIVLAADSQSEQSQWVEILQQSGRVTWKNAQLGEAMIESLEAQGLQLAKEKQEYLDKLMEETEELTLQREQKEELERLNQVLEEEKQKFEEVVMELKTEQEQIKLDLDGTAQSLKGVESEKEELNSLTTLLQKSIEELSHEKKRTLELLGVAEAPLHPGAEGPRAEQPPARGEPSGGPGESGDLVLELHHIEEQMRELQREKDLAQEKLKEKEQRAKVLQEETEFYSSQARALQQSLTQLTVDKQQTEAELKAEMQSRVELERRLKLAEEALQDLERGLNSLERSTERDERMKGDVNHLRKFFEECICAAEIEAKLPSIMKNAVYLHKAAARRIKSCRIQRRASRKHWLKHSQSFVVATGDGASMEDLRETARRMTADSCFRDKVIKIIARQDAQAED, encoded by the exons ATGTTCTCGTCGTCCAGATCCTCGCTGTTGTCGCCCTGGTCGTCCATGGAGCAGGCTGACGGGGATGTGCTGGACATCAGCACCAAGGTGCAGCTGCACGGCGTGCTCTGGAAGAGGCCCTTCGGACGGCCCTCCGCCAAGTGGTCCCGCAG GTTCTTTATCGTCAAAGACAGCTTCCTTCTCTACtatgcagagggggagagaagaagctTTGAGACCAACCGCTACTTCAACATCCATCCAAAG GGGGTGATTCCTCTGGGCgggtgtgtggtggaggtgagggaggacctGGGAATGCCCTTCTCCATGGTCATCAATCATGAAGACTTCTCG GGAAACATCGTCCTGGCAGCTGATTCTCAGTCAGAGCAGAGCCAGTGGGTGGAGATCCTGCAGCAGTCGGGGAGAGT CACCTGGAAGAACGCCCAGCTGGGAGAGGCCATGATAGAGAGTCTGGAGGCCCAGGGCCTGCAGCTGGCCAAGGAGAAGCAAGAGTACCTGG ATAAGCTGatggaggagacggaggagctGACTCTACAACGCGAGCAGAAAGAG GAGCTGGAGAGGCTGAACCAagttctggaggaggagaagcagaagtttgAGGAGGTGGTGATGGAACTGAAGACAGAGCAGGAGCAGATCAAACT GGACCTGGACGGCACAGCTCAGTCTCTGAAGGGGGtggagtcagagaaggaggagctgAACAGTTTGACGACCCTGCTGCAGAAGTCCATCGAG GAGCTGTCCCATGAGAAGAAGCGCAccctggagctgctgggggTGGCGGAGGCCCCTCTTCACCCGGGGGCAGAGGGGCCTCGGGCGGAGCAGCCGCCCGCCAGAGGAGAGCCCTCAGGGGGCCCGGGGGAGTCGGGGGACCTGGTCCTGGAGCTGCATCACATCGAGGAGCAGATGAGGGAGctgcagagggagaaggatCTGGCCCAGGAGAA GCTGAAGGAGAAAGAGCAGCGGGCCAAGGTTCttcaggaggagacagagttCTACTCCAGCCAGGCCCGGGCTCTGCAGCAGTCCCTGACTCAGCTCACCGTGGACAAGcagcagacagaggcagagctcAAG gcaGAGATGCAGTCCCGCGTGGAGCTGGAGCGCAGGCTGAAGCTGGCGGAGGAGGCCCTGCAGGACCTGGAGAGAGGCCTGAACTCTCTGGAGCGCAGCACGGAGAGGGACGAGAGGATGAAGGGCGACGTCAACCACCTGAGAA AGTTCTTTGAGGAGTGCATCTGCGCGGCGGAGATTGAGGCAAAGCTTCCTTCCATCATGAAGAACGCCGTGTACCTCCACAAGGCGGCGGCCCGCCGCATCAAGAGCTGCCGGATACAGAGGAGGGCCTCCAGGAAGCACTGGT TGAAACATTCCCAGTCCTTTGTGGTTGCCACGGGCGACGGTGCAAGCATGGAGGACCTAAGGGAGACCGCCCGGCGAATGACGGCCGACAGCTGCTTCAGGGACAAGGTGATCAAGATCATCGCTAGGCAGGATGCCCAGGCGGAGGACTGA